A stretch of Linepithema humile isolate Giens D197 chromosome 3, Lhum_UNIL_v1.0, whole genome shotgun sequence DNA encodes these proteins:
- the LOC105674180 gene encoding mitochondrial tRNA-specific 2-thiouridylase 1 → MIKNVVVGISGGVDSAVTALLLKNKGFNVIGVFMKNWDIRDETGNCMVEKDYNDAQWICNKLKIPLVQVDFVKEYWNEVFSDLVEKYQTGYTPNPDILCNKNIKFNKFFHFARKKFQADAIATGHYAKTSFGSYLENYEADTNVHLLQARDSNKDQTFFLHQIPQQTLRCCMFPLGNYLKSHVKTIAKEAGLYQIAQKKESMGICFVGKREFQDFISEYIHDKPGDYVDLDSGLVIGKHNGIHKWTIGQRCKISGCLKPYYVFNKDQETNTILVVSGTTHPALYSDSLITQDVYWMNEEPHELSNGGVLHCDFRFQHRNPLIACTMYKMSNNHLFIRLSISLRAITKGQYAVLYYKKECLGGSMILYPGPSHFALNRQH, encoded by the exons ATGATCAAAAATGTTGTTGTCGGTATATCCGGTGGTGTGGACAGTGCAGTGACAGCTCTGCTACTTAAAAATAAAG GGTTTAATGTTATTGGTGTGTTTATGAAAAACTGGGACATTAGAGATGAAACAGGAAATTGTATGGTTGAAAAGGATTACAATGATGCACAATGGATTTGTAATAAACTGAAAATCCCTTTAGTACAAGttgattttgtaaaagaatattgGAATGAAGTCTTTAG TGATCTTGTGGAAAAGTATCAAACTGGGTATACTCCAAATCcagatattttatgcaataagaacatcaagtttaataaattttttcattttgcacgtaaaaaatttcaagcagATGCAATTGCAACAGGTCATTATGCTAAAACAAGCTTTGGATCTTATCTAGAAAACTATGAAGCAGACACAA ATGTACACTTGTTGCAAGCCCGTGATAGTAATAAAgatcaaacattttttctacatCAAATACCACAACAAACTTTGAGATGTTGCATGTTTCCTCttggaaattatttgaaaagtcATGTCAAAACAATAGCCAAAGAGGCAGGCTTGTACCAAATAGCACAAAAAAAGGAAAGCATGGGTATCTGTTTTGTGGGAAAACGtgaatttcaagattttatttcagag TATATACATGATAAACCAGGTGATTATGTAGACCTAGATAGTGGATTAGTAATAGGTAAACATAATGGCATTCATAAGTGGACAATAGGACAAAGATGTAAGATCAGTGGTTGTCTGAAGCCCTATTATGTATTTAACAAAGATCAAGAAACAAATACCATTCTAGTg gTAAGTGGTACAACTCATCCGGCATTATACTCTGATTCCTTAATTACGCAAGATGTTTATTGGATGAATGAGGAGCCGCATGAATTAAGTAATGGCGGTGTGTTACACTGTGACTTCCGTTTTCAGCATAGAAATCCATTAATTGCTTGCACTATGTATAAGATGTCCAACAATCATTTGTTTATCCGCCTTAGCATATCTTTAAGAGCGATTACAAAGGGTCAG TATGCTGTTTTATACTACAAAAAGGAATGTTTGGGTGGCTCAATGATATTATATCCAGGACCATCTCATTTTGCGCTTAATCGGCAACATTAG